GTGTTCGTGGCGCGGATTTGCCGCCTCAAAGGAGATGAAATTCGGCCGCGCTGCCAGCACGATGTCGATGATGTCGCGCAAGGGAATGTCCTTGTGGTGCGGCCCCTCGTAGTTTCCCCAGCAGAGGTGCATGCGCAGGTGGTCCGGCGGGATGTCGGCGAGCGCCCAGTTCATCGCTTCGACATGCATCGCCGCGATCCGCCGGAACTCTTCCAGCGGGATCGTCGGAAATTGGAGGTTGCGGCCAAGCGCGAGGTCAGGGCAGTCGATCTGAAGGGTGATGCCTGCCCGATGGATAGCAGCGTATTCTTCCTTCATTGCGGCAGCGAGCGCCCAGATATAGTCCTCGTGGCTGGGGTAGTACTGGTTCGGCAGGAAGACGGCGATGACGCCCGGCGCGGCTGCGGTCATGAACGAATCGACCGCGCCCGAGCCTGGCAGCGCGGCGAGGAAGTTGTCGATGTCGCGCTGAAGGTCGGCGTGCCCGCGGTAGGCGATCGGTCCGGCGCAGGCCGGCCGCGGCGCCGCCGGCGTCGCTAGCGCGTGGCGGCGCAGGTTTTCGGTGTACTCCGGGAAGTCGGCGAGGTCGGCCGCGACGCCGATTGTCCCGGTGCCCGTGAAGCCGGTG
The DNA window shown above is from Dehalococcoidia bacterium and carries:
- a CDS encoding cobalamin-independent methionine synthase II family protein, which codes for MQRSTERILTTHTGSLPRPAELIPLILEKDRGAPIDEARFETLVRQAVHDIVRTQVANGIDIVSDGEMSKPSYVGYAKDRLTGFTGTGTIGVAADLADFPEYTENLRRHALATPAAPRPACAGPIAYRGHADLQRDIDNFLAALPGSGAVDSFMTAAAPGVIAVFLPNQYYPSHEDYIWALAAAMKEEYAAIHRAGITLQIDCPDLALGRNLQFPTIPLEEFRRIAAMHVEAMNWALADIPPDHLRMHLCWGNYEGPHHKDIPLRDIIDIVLAARPNFISFEAANPRHEHEWRLWEEVRLPEGKVLIPGVLDSTTNFVEHPELVAERILRFARLVGRENVIAGADCGFSTGAAGAPVVPSVAWAKFRALRDGAALASRALW